A genomic segment from Aegilops tauschii subsp. strangulata cultivar AL8/78 chromosome 1, Aet v6.0, whole genome shotgun sequence encodes:
- the LOC109755951 gene encoding uncharacterized protein, translated as MHHIATIKRAPLTPSETHRSAAATAMAYRRKPQSSFEHHHHHPHPVSPPSPPQDSLAAQAMRASAAHRDASSLSSAYSSAASAAAAARRSHEPSVSTPSPDSSSYGYTSMKSLNEAKYGFWGTLARKAKSLIDEDGSPEQYDSPTRQQPPRDGTSPAIHRQHLQQPAPETWKSETPPSQKRSEALASSLNYIGGTIKSALEEGRTIVETKTADIIQETRKLNIRRKGAGSNPQGETSHKFAHRNFPQNPLDYETQLKASRDVANAMSAKAKLLLRELKTVKADLAFAKERCAQLEDENKMLRENQDNGDNPEDDDLIRLQLETLLAEKARLAHENSVYARENRFLREIVEYHQLTMQDVIYVDEGIEEVTEVYPTQVLPPASARTGSGLGRASTPVTLKHVNSSPASTSALPEPCPVVPVSPKMLSRASSQSK; from the exons ATGCATCACATCGCCACTATAAAACGCGCACCCTTGACCCCGTCGGAAACCCATCGTTCCGCCGCCGCGACCGCGATGGCGTACCGCCGGAAGCCGCAGTCCTCCTtcgagcaccaccaccaccacccgcaCCCCGTTAGCCCTCCCTCCCCGCCGCAGGACTCCCTCGCCGCGCAGGCCAtgcgcgcctccgccgcccaccgAGACGCCTCTTCTCTCTCCTCCGCCTACTCCTCGGCTGCCTCCGCGGCCGCCGCCGCTCGCAGGAGCCACGAGCCCTCCGTCTCCACCCCTTCCCCT GACTCTTCCAGCTATGGGTACACGTCCATGAAGAGCTTGAACGAAGCCAAGTACGGATTTTGGGGGACGCTTGCTCGGAAAGCAAAGTCACTTATTGACGAGGATGGGTCGCCGGAGCAGTATGATTCCCCGACGAGACAGCAGCCGCCAAGAGATGGTACATCACCAGCTATCCAT AGACAACACTTGCAACAGCCAgcgccagagacatggaaatccGAGACACCTCCATCTCAGAAGAGGTCCGAGGCATTAGCTTCCTCCCTTAACTATATTGGAGGCACAATAAAGAGTGCCCTCGAA GAAGGTCGGACTATTGTAGAGACTAAAACAGCTGACATTATTCAGGAGACGCGTAAACTGAATATAAGGCGGAAAGGAGCTGGATCAAATCCACAAGGAGAAACTTCTCACAAATTTGCTCACAGAAATTTTCCTCAAAATCCACTCGATTACGAAACTCAGTTGAAGGCATCTCGCGAC GTTGCAAATGCCATGTCAGCAAAAGCAAAGCTGCTATTACGTGAACTGAAGACTGTGAAGGCAGATTTAGCTTTTGCGAAGGAGCGCTGTGCTCAGCTTGAGGACGAGAATAAAATGTTGCGAGAAAATCAAGACAATGGTGATAACCCAGAAGATGATGATCTG ATCCGCCTACAATTAGAGACACTATTAGCTGAGAAGGCGCGGCTTGCACATGAAAACTCGGTGTATGCTCGAGAAAATAGATTCCTACGTGAAATTGTAGAGTATCACCAACTTACTATGCAGGATGTCatatatgtggatgaaggcaTCGAAGAGGTCACTGAGGTGTACCCTACTCAAGTACTGCCTCCAGCGTCTGCTCGCACTGGGTCGGGCCTAGGTCGCGCATCAACTCCAGTGACACTCAAACATGTTAACTCATCTCCGGCCTCCACATCCGCCCTTCCGGAACCTTGTCCGGTCGTGCCGGTTTCTCCGAAGATGCTTTCTCGGGCTTCATCTCAAAGCAAATAG